A single genomic interval of Aegicerativicinus sediminis harbors:
- a CDS encoding TlpA disulfide reductase family protein encodes MKIKRIDRLALIALGLFSLVGCKNEIANSKTSKHPNTFIIQGYLGNLENDYLVLNQNNPNYPNGYKTDTIPVINGNFRFEDSVSTYTYNRIFISQTFKRIDERSYLPTPVTQLQFFTYPGADITVHGEIDDYVKAFPEDGTVNTDFSKLNAEIYPLLNKAVDLKLITIEKNLDEKTYKAYRDSIDDLYNIVKGKTVNFIKANPNSAATAYVLLNAYNRTELNELETKELLNSINSVHLKDNPFYIELKNRIEAVFRTKVGEPAPELTTNYTLNGLEFKLKSLIGNYVLIDYWGSWCGPCLAEIPKLIEVNNKYKDENFKILGIDSGDPEKRWRDAIFENELNWIHIRSTQEHDLLVPYNVTSFPTKFLISPEGTILYNSKTDQDTDVYQLIESLLN; translated from the coding sequence ATGAAAATCAAAAGAATAGATCGACTAGCATTAATTGCTCTAGGATTATTTAGTTTGGTAGGTTGTAAAAATGAAATTGCAAATTCTAAAACCAGCAAACATCCAAACACCTTTATTATCCAAGGGTATCTAGGAAACCTGGAAAACGATTATCTGGTGCTAAATCAAAATAACCCTAATTATCCTAATGGTTACAAAACCGATACCATACCTGTGATAAATGGAAATTTTAGGTTTGAAGATTCGGTTAGCACCTATACCTATAACCGTATTTTTATTAGCCAGACCTTTAAAAGAATTGATGAACGAAGTTATTTGCCTACACCAGTAACACAATTGCAATTCTTTACATATCCCGGAGCAGATATCACAGTACATGGGGAAATAGATGATTATGTAAAAGCCTTTCCTGAAGACGGAACTGTCAACACAGATTTTTCAAAATTAAATGCAGAGATATACCCTCTATTAAATAAAGCTGTTGATTTAAAACTGATAACAATTGAGAAAAATCTAGATGAAAAAACGTATAAGGCATACAGGGATTCTATAGATGATCTTTATAATATAGTTAAAGGAAAAACGGTCAACTTCATTAAGGCCAATCCTAATTCGGCAGCAACTGCCTATGTATTGTTAAATGCATATAACAGAACTGAACTTAACGAACTCGAAACAAAAGAACTATTAAATTCCATAAATTCTGTACATCTTAAAGACAATCCGTTCTACATTGAACTAAAAAACAGAATTGAAGCTGTTTTTAGGACAAAAGTTGGTGAGCCCGCTCCAGAATTAACAACAAATTATACATTAAACGGTTTGGAATTTAAATTAAAGTCCTTAATAGGAAACTACGTTTTAATAGACTATTGGGGAAGTTGGTGTGGACCTTGTTTGGCTGAAATCCCCAAATTGATAGAAGTTAATAATAAATACAAGGATGAAAATTTTAAAATCTTAGGTATTGATAGCGGGGATCCTGAAAAACGATGGAGGGACGCTATTTTTGAAAATGAATTGAACTGGATCCACATTCGCAGTACCCAAGAACACGATTTGTTAGTGCCCTATAATGTCACTTCCTTTCCGACAAAATTTTTAATTTCTCCTGAAGGCACAATTTTATATAATTCTAAAACAGACCAAGATACCGATGTCTACCAACTCATCGAATCTTTATTAAACTAA
- a CDS encoding TlpA disulfide reductase family protein: MKRHLKILIPTLIIFLSLFSCEKEVKQNESETPKTFTVNADIKNMTSEYLVYYEKDDSKADGYRRDTIPVTNGKFKFTDSINEPYKIYFIGIPEALRRYKVTRGDKEYDVSVKAHLMRMWFIGYPGAEISYNGKIEEFMVDAYPSDKDGINDKLGEINSQIFPLANTIDSITVASSTGNFTEEEQKAMYEQIKKLSNEILDLKTKFIEANPNSVAATYIFNDAFYRKYYDNNEAKRLFESFNSELLAGTPFYEEAKERLEAIENTAIGMKAPEVTTTNTLDGSEFKLSDLKGNYVLLDFWGTWCGPCMAEMPKIKKLHKKYKDKNFKIVGVDSGDTIERWKNSIEKNEFDWIQIRSTDENNLIIPFNVNSFPTKIIIDPNGDIVYSSKSETPSDMYTMIDEFMK, translated from the coding sequence ATGAAAAGACATTTGAAAATACTTATTCCTACCCTAATTATCTTCTTGAGCCTATTTTCCTGTGAAAAGGAAGTAAAGCAAAATGAGAGTGAAACTCCAAAAACATTTACGGTTAATGCCGATATAAAGAATATGACATCAGAATATTTGGTCTATTATGAAAAGGACGATAGCAAAGCTGATGGATACAGAAGGGATACCATTCCGGTAACTAATGGGAAATTCAAATTTACTGATTCTATTAACGAACCTTATAAAATCTATTTTATCGGCATTCCAGAAGCTCTTAGACGTTATAAAGTAACTAGAGGGGATAAAGAATATGATGTTTCTGTAAAAGCCCACTTAATGAGAATGTGGTTTATTGGTTACCCAGGTGCAGAAATAAGTTATAATGGAAAAATTGAAGAGTTTATGGTTGATGCTTATCCATCAGATAAAGATGGTATTAATGATAAATTGGGAGAGATCAATTCACAAATTTTCCCCTTAGCCAATACCATCGATTCTATCACAGTTGCATCGTCAACTGGAAATTTTACAGAGGAAGAGCAAAAGGCAATGTACGAACAAATCAAAAAGTTAAGTAATGAAATTTTGGATTTGAAAACCAAATTCATTGAAGCCAATCCAAATTCAGTAGCTGCCACCTATATTTTTAATGATGCCTTTTACAGAAAATATTATGATAATAATGAAGCAAAACGTCTGTTTGAGTCCTTCAATAGTGAACTTTTAGCTGGAACCCCTTTTTACGAAGAGGCCAAAGAACGTCTAGAAGCAATCGAAAATACTGCCATTGGCATGAAAGCTCCGGAAGTTACCACTACCAATACCCTAGATGGTTCTGAGTTTAAATTGTCTGATTTGAAAGGTAATTATGTATTACTAGATTTTTGGGGAACTTGGTGCGGTCCTTGTATGGCCGAAATGCCAAAAATTAAAAAGTTACACAAAAAATATAAGGACAAGAATTTTAAAATCGTCGGTGTAGATAGTGGAGACACTATCGAACGATGGAAAAATTCAATTGAAAAAAATGAATTTGATTGGATTCAAATAAGAAGTACAGATGAAAATAATTTGATTATTCCATTCAATGTCAATTCTTTCCCCACAAAGATAATTATCGATCCAAATGGAGATATTGTTTACAGTAGTAAATCAGAAACTCCATCGGATATGTATACAATGATTGATGAATTTATGAAATAA
- a CDS encoding multidrug effflux MFS transporter, producing MTQAPQKVSNEFIAIMASLMAICALSIDAILPAIPNISKYLELEDFNKSQQLVTMIFLGFGVGQLVLGPLSDCYGRKRLMYFGFAIFGFASIICMTTKSFEIMILGRVLQGIGLSAPRTITVSMVRDQFSGDYMGKIISLIVMIFILVPVVAPSLGQLILKLSNWQTIYGFNLFIALAVLVWFALRQKETLSIKSRIPFKMSMFTNGIKEFLSSTPAVVYTIISGFIMGSFLVYLSSTQQIFHHQYGLREEFPMIFALLSISIGISTFLNSRLVLKFGMRQMVKVALFLFIGTSALYILLFHLGNPPAAVLVAFLSIQFLSIGLLFGNLRALAMEPLGHIAGMGAGLNGFLSTVMSVPLANFIGSFVDDTALPIFVGFVICGIISYALFSYVKHRFAFA from the coding sequence ATGACCCAAGCACCACAAAAAGTTTCTAATGAATTTATAGCAATAATGGCCTCTTTGATGGCCATTTGTGCTTTATCTATAGATGCTATACTCCCTGCAATACCCAATATTTCTAAATATTTAGAGCTCGAAGATTTTAATAAAAGTCAACAATTGGTCACCATGATCTTTTTAGGCTTTGGGGTTGGTCAATTGGTGTTAGGACCACTATCTGATTGTTATGGCAGAAAACGTTTAATGTATTTTGGGTTCGCCATATTTGGTTTTGCCAGCATTATTTGCATGACCACTAAAAGTTTTGAAATAATGATTTTAGGGCGTGTGCTTCAGGGAATCGGTTTATCAGCTCCTAGAACCATTACAGTTTCTATGGTTAGGGACCAATTTTCTGGGGATTATATGGGTAAGATTATTTCCTTAATTGTAATGATTTTTATCCTTGTACCAGTGGTGGCACCTTCCTTAGGCCAATTAATTTTAAAACTCTCCAATTGGCAGACGATTTACGGATTTAATTTATTTATTGCACTAGCCGTACTTGTTTGGTTTGCTCTAAGACAAAAAGAAACTCTTAGCATAAAGTCGAGGATTCCATTTAAGATGTCCATGTTTACAAATGGCATTAAAGAATTTTTAAGCAGTACCCCGGCGGTTGTATACACCATTATTTCAGGATTTATTATGGGTTCTTTTTTGGTTTATTTAAGTAGTACCCAGCAAATCTTTCATCATCAGTATGGACTTAGGGAAGAATTCCCTATGATATTTGCCTTGTTGTCCATTTCAATAGGAATTTCAACCTTTTTAAATAGTCGATTGGTCCTAAAATTTGGAATGAGGCAAATGGTAAAAGTAGCATTGTTTCTTTTTATCGGCACTTCTGCCTTATACATTTTATTATTTCATTTGGGTAATCCTCCGGCAGCCGTTTTAGTTGCCTTTCTATCCATTCAATTTTTATCTATAGGTTTATTATTTGGTAATTTAAGGGCCTTAGCAATGGAACCCCTTGGCCATATTGCTGGTATGGGAGCAGGCTTAAATGGATTTTTATCAACCGTAATGTCAGTGCCATTAGCAAATTTCATAGGAAGTTTTGTGGATGACACTGCTTTACCAATTTTTGTAGGATTTGTAATTTGTGGAATAATTAGTTATGCTTTGTTCTCATATGTGAAACATCGGTTTGCCTTTGCCTAA